acttgcgtggttcgcggcgcgatcttgcctgattgaggtgggcaagtcactattttttgttcattgagatttcttttttttgagaatttcttttgttcattcttgcaagagcgaattctttcgagggatgctcgaatttagttgtaacctgaacgtgggctgacaacgtgttcagacggacctttgtcttgcgaccgtctactttcgtggttttgagctagtctttatggctcgatttttgccactacttggtctttgatcagaggaccatgtacaaatgtcaatgacgacccttttttgaggtcgaacctgttcttttgagatcatccaaacatgggacggcgtacagcgtagtctgggaatattgttttaacttttcatactctcttttgaaatatatattttctttggagccccccaagcattcgtgcttgacggtcatttcttgtcaaaggggttccttggggatacgcaatttgtgatgtccttgatcatgtttgggattgtactcgtaagtgcgagcgatctttgtagtggtgtgctactcttgacaaagtcgtgaggtgcgactttcagtaaggaaatcgtcaattttcgagtcgaatggatgcggcagggcccaatagaagttagggccttttttttgagcctgggttcattttcggtgcccaggcctgggcgttaaagatttcggcgcccagcgctgggcgctggaaataatttctagcgaggtttcttgatgatacagttggcctcttgatcgttcgttttctttcttttttttttcttttgaacgcgttcgtaaatgatacttagaaaagatgatatgtatgtgcgaacgagcgttcatagaatggctgttgtgtgcggtccattatcagttcgcttgaatcaattttttttttgagcaatgactgatgttgaatagtttgcttaaaagcttgatagggttcaggcccgttcatgaagtgggctcaagcatcgtgccttttcggtcgttcaaacattttcttcgagattttttatttttctacggtcgtttcgtagcttggagcccccaagtatgcatgttgggatgcttccttttggcgtacgatttttgtaggttctttcgagaaagatgccctggggttccgctcgtgtaggtgcgagctatcccttccgtggtaggtaatgttttgctacctttaatccttgatgtagaagtcgtgtggcttgcattttgaatttgggcgataagtagtctttgcctcttactcttggtcgtgcccgcattagtgccatatgccttactcttttttttagacttgtaccgtgggatggttgaacttatggtgcaacgtaggcttgtgtggcctaacagcgtgtcttagaacattcctctaggtgttgggatatcattattattttttgcattggagtacttcatcacgccttgttcaggtgctcgaacaagtgtagcaccttctgcatgggtttgcacggcttattacttcgttcgatgcgaggattcataggtgtttctttcttatttttatatttgggcaaaacttggctagcagaaagattcagtgcccaggctggggcgttaaagatattggcgtccagctctgggcgttgaaaatgatttctgggtatattttgacagttcttatccttgatttttttttctttcgcttttgctttggaacgaggtagactgtgtaacaggcgcttgtagggcgagcgttatgtgcagtagtttgatcggagttttgatgactcgcgattttcagttacccttgttagtggggtgactttatatattctatgtagtgctttagaatttgggaggggttgtagccattctaaggttcgttttacacgattaaagcttaggattgtgcccctatgacgtatgtatagcattagcgtcgagaatttgcgataaaatcatcatttcgagcatttttagagtgtttttctcaagcctccaactgtagctacgggattggcttggtgctataatgttttgcatacgtctttatgcattcatggtgacatggatcatgaatagtttgaaccagactcgtttagtgcgaggtacgttcgagtagtgacctgctacttctcttgtaaatgtcgtattatgcgacatcgccatggtcaaggtagtaacatgtggaagtgtgccttgaccaaaatttaggtgcctttctttacccataatcatatttagaaatcatttggactcacttgcaacatcgggataaacgcatacttagattaaaccaacgactctttattatgtttgaagaagtctttgaaaattatttatttaaaatccgaatcctactgtgtacagtccgaggtgtcctaagtaagttgacttatagaagggttcgtacaggattacatgaatgaatcaaaatactgttacgatttttggaatgctgtctaaggatttgctggaagccagggtgcaggcgtcaagatattacttgtgtccgtttggcatatgctttgggcttttagggccatcttttcaagaattgcgggaatataaaccgttttcaaattgacttagatttacttggtgtatgtctgcacaaaaggtcaaggtatacttagttttttccctagctcttttatttcaattttttagcccctagttgctgttatgtcttccccttaatgatgtttcagatttcgattttagatgcccgtgtcatatgtctgagtagagtgagccttggttaagtgccaagtcctattgacaatgtctgattttttttaaaggggattcgcgagcatttgagttaccatgaacgggtgccctgagctcgaaggaacgatggggcgacgctgtagaacaatcctctttattgcaagcttactgcctttactacttgttggcgattatgactgtgtctagtggtgaaagaaggtcttttaagcgaacgactatgtctagtggtgaaagaaagtctttaagtgagttagttcgcttttagggagggtcaagtcgagtactttagaggtcatggaagcttgcgctagcccccattcaattgaggcaaagcgatctttttgagtcttggctaagtgcctaggagtgtgagtgctccttctggcaagggtacgtgccctcattatttttcgatgtgtgcttattttggcatcttgatgacttcgattcttcttcgtgctttcaatttttctttcgacttggattgcaagtaattaaatttcaataagggacttctatttttatttttgtttttctataggctttaatatttttgcaaattggttggaccgaatcatggattgcctacgtatccgctttaaatagatttaatttggaatcaggtcttacgtagttcttagcctagaaaatggtttcttagaatgctgatttttaaacaagtacgttctgaggtggaatcgtaatgtttgaaataggatgagataagtgaagtttatttttattttaatcttCCGCTTTGCggtaagccaaaaaatttgttttattttttttaagtacatgtattcgcacaaaaatcttttcatgtgttttttggtacgtatatttgaatacgtgctgtacccctccaagtgttcgttatttttccgtgcatgtgcggataaaatgacgagcacttctggacaaaatttggcgagcagagagaatcagcgcccaggctggggcgctaatgatttcggcgcccagctgtgggcgctaaaaattatttatgggcagatcttttttggtgcgctaaatgcttcttttcccttttttagacgaactttaaaggcgcttagcaaagtattttttttattatttttgttaagcGTTAAGTATAGAatatacttttcatttgtcttctttttttattcgtgactcaagacggcttgaaagatgggttgaatgagttgtataggtattagtcaagcacgaggattacatcaaccaaggccaatgaatagcatggggacggctcaagggtatatcaacaggatgtattcaaacaagttatatggtcattatgctaatggtgatgtaagagcaggttttggatataatgggtatgacgcacgtgtcaatggccgtacgtggtttgcagttgataacaagttcagaaACAAGAGTTgaagtaatggtttcttgggttatggcaatgagaacatggatgggttaaatgagctgaacagggaccccagagcgaaggcgtctaagagcataaggattggaaagggtagacatcgtagaattttatgatttggattggttgactcaattcttttccttcgtttacttgggtaaatttcgcactttgggaggtacgggctaagtattttcgctctcccttttctctttctttttaagtatttcatggcttgctcttttcgctctcccttttctctttctattttttctttttgcttgggatttctccccaacataaatccttcaatcaattttttgtttgggctaaaaggtagatggttgtggtctttgagtcacgaggcgagactgagtgagcctcgtttggtaggcctatagtggacctttaactttagtaggcctaggatggacctttagctttagtaggcctagggtggacctttaaattgtcttactttgcaagcgtatttagtcgtttcttaaaatgtgcaaatagcgtggattcaaaatgttgtttttaccttattgaaatttaacgaaagaattacatcgaaaataatttttttttgcttcttttcagattccagttttcgggatttaattggaagttgtgattcagactcgaactttcattaatttttctgattataacccgtgtaggaatataaggaggtcgtctagactcaaaataatgacgtggcgtaagcctataacacttgaccaagcgactctcagacataggctaattggaccataacttttgttggttgacactttagattttaacccttgggtgttcatttgtcatgcgccattttgcttaatgttggcaaggtagttagttggggagatcgaatttttatttttgcaagattagaatcattagtgcggcttctctcttagtgtgtagtgctttaccccaatggtagccttatggtatgccgatttgagtattttcatggttggtcatgttgcatttatggaaaatcttttagtccgtacttagtagtatttcaaggagcgagtgactcgagaggactatgatagtcgtgacccaatgtgatcataagccttgaggccattaattttttttcttgccaatggtattgacaccttaggttcactttgggggttgtgcgactatggaggaatgattttcagaatgtgactgtttccattttgcaaatacttgaattaaataatattttctttttattggtgagagagagtattaaggccgttgattcttagcaagggatgacaattacatatgggtgcttattgatttaaatgttaggaagggagactcaatatgttttaacctttttatttgcagaacgacaccaagcattaggaccgattctatggataagacaactaagatttaggatttagattgtactttggaatagcctagtctagactcggatttattttttattcgaacattattttcccttgaaaacttcgtttgaacattattttttgaatactttacccatgtgacattcatagttattagtatgtccggttttgatgccgagcattgtcgtcgtaggaggcctaacaacgacacaaagagttattttttttatataagtcgcttttggaatcgagtgctttttcatacgccctcgtagcaattttttttcacgaaaagtttttagCTACgcattttcttcatgcgtgggtaccgaggctgctgtgcctgaccagaaggccaagcagcaacttcagcgcccagcgtagggcgttagaaattctggcgcccagccaggggcgttgaaaatacgtccctggctgattctcgttttctgtttgcgtctacttttgtttatgcgacttcgattttgcgtgcttgcctaataacgtcctttacgtgttgtgcaacgtttgtgggattcgttacaggtcatcccgagcgtcgcttatttttgtggcgatcgttcgggtttgcggaacacgtatttcggtataactcttaggcaaattggtttatgaatgtttgggcaatttttaaggtcgttggtttctctaggatagtttgtcacacacaatcatatatttctctacacataactaacattccatcatgaggcaataataatatgtcatgtagtttatgataggcttctatgggtagtcatttgcgcctggcttggtaccgcttctatcgcagatccaccacatgccccggtcggggtagtgctttcaacagacgaatttcgtcccagaaggccaacccgcaagtgcaagccaagggggcatgcaggcgagagggacctaatgagcgagcgattgggttcgggataggtgtactacctgcacaagtaccgagtgggcaacatgtgcGGCGTGTGCACCCctctattggcgaaaaaaggtatccttagtcccaactcccgagggagccgagattcgttatgcggttctgtccgttcacattaatatgctgattttcaggtcgtcccaacttgatggggaaataaacgcggggtaggatcgtttcacccttcggctattttgattacctacgagcacgagtatttccttcactgtccccagtggagtcgccactgtgagggggtcgaaaaagcacgaggctaatgcgtgacctcgtccttcgtgggtgtgacgcttctttttgtcaaatcaagtgtaattggatttcctgtgagtttacacccaattgactagtaatataggagtcgccattcagtttttaacgacaatgagaaaaactgacaaaatccggttatcgtgacataaagggagtgcaattatgtttgaccacgacggccgtaggttcccttgtgatccctggtggtggggatcgctcaacgtacacccgcagggtagagattgagggttcgggggactgtaacttccgagaggagtactcgctcttcgataactccagaggcaggatatccttactagctcagcataaataattaaagggacatgcgttaactattaaactaatatgagtcgattttaacagtatgcaacatatagtactagatcgaacgcgattatctgatttagattgttttaagggacctagcatgataatccaattccccaaaaatatcatatttattaggcgtgatcgaacaatcagatttagttagtttaacagttcataaaagggcgaggaaagcaattaaatcatagaaaagggacacattacgacgcacccttgagaggtgcgtcacggttctcagaaaactaaccactttgactttgctatttctccttttatttaacgaatctcaaattatgggacacgatacgttctgttcgatttatggatcgattgcgacagaacgcgtgatcagttttgcagcgtgagacttaggcttaggggtttagagtcaaaactcaaaataataattgtgttgtgttgtctttttcacgtcgaacttaaggccctatttatagaaaagagttcgtggaaagatagaattgtagaactctaatccacgaggaattaggaaaaaacacgtaccaggtattttcagcgcccaggcttgggcgccgaagattttggcgcccaaagccaggcgttgaaaataggatctgggctgtttttcttagtcagattcggattcctagaatccggagtatttgagatttagttgagtcttttagtgcgtattaaccttatgacggaatgcgtctgggcccgttacgaactctaggctcgttaggattttaattaatacgtaactcttattttcgaatcgtattaggaacaggattctctcgcaatttttatctcatttaggatttattttggagtgcaacacctaattctgacaggtttctatcttttatgacttgccacttttaacaactacccattacagcagttactatttttagcaggtttctataaatagtggtttcgggtgaaatgaaaaggggaattgagattcgttattttataggagatgcgttgtcaagtggagatttacgctttcatcatcgaaccttccctttcgggaatggggacaaaagtaggtgtctacagaaatGAAGTTTCATTATTATTAAAttatggtttagaattaaataaagtgtcaaaataatttataattatcaAATAGGATCATCATAAGAGTTTTGATGAATGAAACCCTATTAAGTGAATTGAGATTATAAATTATGAATTGTCCCTAGTCTAAGTCGTTAAATTGGACATAAACGACTAACTAAAAGACTGGTTTGTAAGTTGATTGATAACGCCTGGTTTCATAGGTTATAGGGACATAAGGATGTCTAATAATTTACAtggatatatattatgaatgaCCTACCTGAAAATTCTTTAAACATGTTATAGAAATTTCTGGTTAAACTATTTTAGTGGGTTCCTCAGACATGAGTATGGTATTTTTACACTTAGTGATTAGTATGTCTTTGACATTGTCAAACGCCttgccgtaaaaggaggttataaaggcagtgCTCGGGATTGCTAAaaattgagtgggagttataGCTATACAAGAATGAAGAAGTCCTCCTATGTCAATAGGAATGGTGTCTTAGGCCTCTTGAAGAGTAAGaactgaaaatgcatggccgtgctcaaatGGATTAAAGTTAATCATTTGTTTTGACAGTTCGAGCTCGAAGTTCAAGAAATAATTTGAATATTAATATGGATTACCTAAGATGTCATCATATTATCAAATTGGACATTAAGTGACGAAGGAATTTAATATTGCACACTTGTTTAAGGACacgtgggagattgaaggaatatGTCCTTTAATCAAGATGGCAATCACTAAATATAGATTAGGATTAATAATGGAGATTAATAATCCGGTTATTTAGGTGGTCATAATATTTTGCTAGAAACCAATTATGATATGTGGGCTAATTATTATTGGGCTACTACTAACATAACCGGGTCCTATAATGTCACACACAATAGAGTATTGGATATGATCAATATGACCCAAGGCCCATGATGGTCTTTGGTGTTGGATAGGATTTTGGAGTAGTTAAGGATTACTAGGATACTAGGTTCCCTAGTTCTAGTAGGATTGGTTATCAAGTTATTATATATAGACGTGATGACCATATGATTGAAAAAAAGTTGAATAAATTATTAACCTTATTCAATACTCCAAATCCGTCCCTTCCTTGTGAAAGTGAGAGAGAGATTTCCATCTTCTCCATCCGTTCTAGCAAATGACGCAAGGAGATCTTGATCTGTGCTCGTGTGGACTAAGCAGAGGAATCACACTTGGGGTTCTGTCTCCGAATTGGTCCTTGTTCGTATACTCGGGAATCACGCATCAAAGGTATATTTAACTCCTATATTATGATTCATATTAATGTATGCTTGCGATCCTGTTAGATGTGAGAAAAGTGTTTTCTGCAATTCCGCTATTAGCATCTAATCTTACATATCACTCACTCAGGATCATCTTATAGGTACACTTGACAGTAGTCCCTTTACTGGAAACAGAATCGGAACCAGAACTCTAGGTCCGTGATTATTGAACCTAATTAGTTATGTTTTAATCTTTTAGCGGCAAATGTGCATCACTAGtagtattatatatatatatatatattatatatatatatatatatatatatatatatatatatatatatagtccaTTGATAAATAAGATCCATCATTTGCTGCAGGACCTGGATGTTCCTGCACCTCAATCTCACGTTCAACATTTACTGCTCCAAGTTCTTTAGGAGTAACAGAAGACTGCAATTATCAACATGCATTCCTTTTCCGCGGCAGAGGGTTTTCAGTAGATGTAGGGCGGCCTCTAGAGGTGCGGCATTGAGCATTCCTACAAGTGAAGTGAAGTGAGATTTTTGTTGAGGGTAGAAACATCGAGTCCATAAAGTCTTTCTCTTATTTGCTACTTTTTCAGTATCTTATGAGTAAAAAAATACCATAAGAGTAGTTCATTGTAAAGGATAAgtttgttcaaacatttcaattcCTCACATGTGGGAGGTTACGATGATGTGACAACTAATTTTAAATGGGAGGAAGATTTAGCCTATATACAAAAGTGTGTGTAAGAGGTATGTATAGTTTTTGGTACTAATACatcatactacctccgtttcaaaatgatttttacactttccgtttAAAATAGTCccttttataatgttctttacactttactttattctatttttggataaaaatttattatcttacccttcttaccccacaacatttacaaCATTTCAGTCACTTTCCGTTActtcattctttttttttttaccgcTCGCCTTTTTAACCGACTAccatactttatccatattttattatatcaatcacattttttcatgttttttctagtttattttaatatttgtacaaatagtaactataaagatcattttaaaacgGACGTAGTGGTATAATACCACAAATCTTGGTCTATGATCCTCCAGAGGTGGCTGAGGTATCCCTACTATTTACATTTGTGTCACCTTTCAATCTTCTACGCGACATGTTTTCATCCTAATTCTCAAACTTAGGTGGCTTGTCCATGTCTTTGATGGCTAAATACATGTCATTCACGACCCTCATCGGACTTTAGTCTATAAAGGGACAAGCTTTATGAATGACAAGAATTATACTCCTATGTACGATGTAGTTTTTCAGCATAAAGTCTCCTATGGTAGTTTACTTAACCATCAAATAGACATACCGCTTGAAGTAACCGCTGAAGAGGTGTTCTTGCAGAGTGAGGAAGCGGGTTGCTTTGAACCACGTCTAATGACAGAGACAGTGGTGGAGCCAGGATTTTATGGATGGTGGGTCACCATTGTCCACCGCTCACCATatataatcaataatcaatgctcaaatataaaattttaatactttaaaaaaaatcataccaaaaataacatgtatcaatattttaacaaaaaaatagtTCAAAATTACAATGGTTCTCTACGAGTTTTCATGTTTTGATATTTGTCTATAATATCATTCATATCAACATTCAAAAACAAATCTCTCTCTAGATAAGTAATCAAACAATCATTCAACATTTGATCTCCTATGCTATATATTGCGCAATTTATCTTTCACTTTCGTCTTTCCAGAAAACACTATTGCAACGGGGAGAGTCAACACCAACCTCAAAACCAAGTAGACCCGTTTATGAGTTGCATGCTTCTCTGTCTCAACAAGTTTCATAGAAAGCTCATTAATAGTCTTCAGATTCTAAAATCTATCATTTGTTCTCATAATAACAATGAAATTTTGAAGTGCAGGATCAAAGACAATTATTTCCGTAGTTGGGAAATCATCGGGATAGTATTTAGCAAGTTGAATCAATAAAAGAAGCAAATTTATTAGAGGGATTAAAGCAAGACATACACACAAGTAACTCTTTACTTACCACGGGGAATCGATTTTCAAGTTCTTGTAATTGAAGATCAATGCCACGTAGAAAAACATCAACTCGGAAATGATGAAGATTTGTCACTTATGGGCCATTACCTCTATACATCTTTCTCCCAGGAACAACATATCTCCCCTCCATATTTAGAACCTCAATGTCATGTTTATCCATAAAATAAGTGACTTTCTCCATATGAGAATCTCATTCTTCATCTCTCATCTTTTGCAAATTGAACTTCGTTACATCAACCATAGCCATTGCACTTACAATGTTTGCAATGCCACATTCAATTCATTTTTAATCCCAAATATAGCAACCATCAAGTGTGCTACAAcacaaaatcaaaatacatCAACATGTGTGTAATAGATTGTGTTTTATTCGAATCAGTTGTATCATAAACTCCAACAACGGAATCAAGTGACTTAAAGATAGTGGGATATAAATCAAACACATTCAAGATTGTTTTAAAGTGAGTCCCCCAATGAGTGTCACGAGGTCTATCCAAGCCACGTTCTTGATTTAATCTCATTCTTGTTTCAACTTCTCCTAATGATAATGCTCTACAACACGTCGAGCTTGTATTTCTCGAAGAAATTCTTTCCTCTTAGGTGAACCTCCCACAAAATTCAAGAGAGTTTCAAGTACATcaacaaaaaaccaaaaacgatCTGAATTCTTTTTAGCAAGGGAAACTTGTGTCAACTGAAGTTGATGGGCAAAGCAATGTACAAAGTATGCTTGAGAACATTCATTCAATATCAAAGTTTTGAGGCCACTGGTTGAACCTTGTATATTGCTTTCCCCATCATAACCCTGATCCCGAACTTGAGAGAAAGTTAAAGAGAACTCCATGAGTAATGACTCATTAGCAGCTTAAAGAGTCAAAGAAGTAGTATTGGGAACATGCACAACACCAAGAAAACGTTCACACACTTCTCCCCTTTTATTAACATATCTCAAACAAAGAGTCATTTGTTCCTTATCAGAAACATTGGCAGACTCGTCACAAAGGATGGCAAAAAAAATCCTCACCCTTAAGATCTTTATGATCTTCAAGTATTTCTTTAGTTTTCTCTTTTGCACAAGCATTGATAATATCTTTTTGAACATCCAGAGAAGTAAGTTGAAAATTACGAGGAGCCTTTTTCAAAACAACTTTGGAATATTCAACATCATGTTCGGAAACAAGAGTCAATAATGCAATAAAATTACCTCTATTCAATGAACTTTCACCTTCATCGTGACCACGAAAAGACAACCCTTGGAGTAAAAACCATCAAATTATTGTGATTGAAGCCTCCAGTCTCTTGCGATAACCACTCATAGTTTCCTCCGTTTTCTTTGATAAAGCGGTGGTAATACTACTCTTTTGTTTCTTGAATAACTCCATTGCAACCACCACCTTATGGTGGACACCCATGTGTGTAATTGCATGATCTTTAAGTGTACATAATCTATTCCAACAGCTGAAACCCTCACCAACAAAAGCATCACCTCCAACTGTGTGTTCATCTTTGAACAAATAGCAAATGAAACAAAAATCAGCATCTTTAAAAACACTACACTCAAGCCAAGTTTGCCAAGTAACGTTAAATCTACACTTTTTCGTCCCGTAAAGTGATTGAGGATACTTGAATTCTTCAGGTTGACAAAGCTTTCTTTGAAGGTAAATTCTCCTCACTATATATCTATCATCTGGATGTAAATCAGTCATCTTTCTCCTCATTCTGAGGTTATGTTGAAGATTGACAATATCAAGTTCACTTAATCTTTCACCGCTAAGAAGCTCTAGGATGAGAACTA
This sequence is a window from Spinacia oleracea cultivar Varoflay chromosome 1, BTI_SOV_V1, whole genome shotgun sequence. Protein-coding genes within it:
- the LOC110791951 gene encoding uncharacterized protein; the protein is MTNLILKLVLILELLSGERLSELDIVNLQHNLRMRRKMTDLHPDDRYIVRRIYLQRKLCQPEEFKYPQSLYGTKKCRFNVTWQTWLECSVFKDADFCFICYLFKDEHTVGGDAFVGEGFSCWNRLCTLKDHAITHMGVHHKVVVAMELFKKQKSSITTALSKKTEETMSGLSFRGHDEGESSLNRGNFIALLTLVSEHDVEYSKVVLKKAPRNFQLTSLDVQKDIINACAKEKTKEILEDHKDLKAANESLLMEFSLTFSQVRDQGYDGESNIQGSTSGLKTLILNECSQAYFVHCFAHQLQLTQVSLAKKNSDRFWFFVDVLETLLNFVGGSPKRKEFLREIQARRVVEHYH